The following nucleotide sequence is from Devosia salina.
CTTTGCCTGTGGTGGTTTCTGGGGCGCTCTGGCCTTTGCCGATCTCGAAGCCCTGCCCTGGGGCAAGATCAAGGGCCACTTCATGCGCCACCTCCGCTGGTGGGCCGACAAGCCCATTGCCCATGGCAATGGCGTGCTCTCCATCGGCTATGGCTATCCCAACCTCTTCATGTCCGAGAGCTACAATTCCGCCGGCTCGCCCTATTGGGCGCTGAAGGCCTTCCTGCCACTGGCCCTGCCCGCCGACCATCCTTTCTGGATGGCCGAGGAAGAAGCGGCCGAGTTCGATGCCGAGCCCGTGTCGATGAAGCATCCGGGCATGGTCGCCTTCCATACGAAGGGCAATGTGGTGGCCCTATCCTCCGGCCAGCAGAACTGGCAGATGCGGCACGGCACCGAGAAATACGCCAAGTTCGTCTATTCGAGCCGCTATGGCTTCTCGGTGGAGGCGGACGAACGCGCCTATCACCAGGGCGCCTTCGACGGCGCGCTGGCCCTCAGCGATGACGGCCGCCACTACCGCGTGCGCGAGACCAACGAAGAGGCGCAGATCGCGGGCACGGCTCTCCATGCGGTTTGGAAGCCGTGGAGTGACGTGACGGTGGAAACCTGGCTGCTGCCGGCCAATCCCTGGCACATCCGGGTGCACCGGATCAACACGCCGCGCGCGCTGCATGGCACCGAAGGCGGCTTCGCCATCGAGCGCGCCGATCTCAATGCCGATACCTATATCGACGAAAGGGGCAGGGCGGTGGCCCGGTCGAAAACCGATCTCAGCGCCATCCTCGATTTGGGCGGGCAGCGTGAAGGCCGTGCCCATAGGGCCCTGCCTAACACCAATCTCATCGCCTCCAAGACCATCGTGCCGCAATTGCGGGGCGACATCCCGGCCGGCACCACCGTGCTGGTCACCGCGGCCATGGCTCTACCCGCGGACGCCGGGGCCGACGCGGCACTCGCCAACCCGCCCGAAGCGCCCGACATTGCAGCGCTCGAAAGCCTCTTTGCCCGTGAGGGCATTGATGTCAGCGCCATCCTCGTGCCGGAGCGTTTCTGATGCGGCCAAGACTGAGTTTCGCCTTCGATCCGCACAAGACCAGGCACGTCTTCGATGACGAGGCGCTGCAGCGGTTGGGCGCCGTCTGCGAAGTCGTGTCCGCCGAGCCGCTGACCAGCTTTTCGACGCCCGAAGCGCGCGCGGTCCTGTCTCAGACCGAAGTGCTCGTGACCGGCTGGGGCTGCCCCATGCTCTCCCCCGATGTGCTGCGTGCAGCGCCCAATCTCAAGCTCATCGCCCATGCGGCCGGGACGGTGAAGTTCACCGTCGACTATTCGGCCTATGCCACGGGCATCCGCGTCACCCATGCGGCCGAGGCCAATGCCGTGCCGGTGGCCGAGTTCACGCTGGCCGCGATCCTGTTCGCCAACAAGCGCATGTTCGAGCTGCGCGACCTCTATCGCGCCGATCCGACGCGCCGCTCCAGCCATGAGCTGATGGACATGCCGATCGGCAATTTCCGCCGCACGGTGGGCCTCGTCGGTGCCTCGCGCATCGGCCGCAAGGTCGCGGCCATGCTGGCCGGCTTCGATCTCGACGTCCTGCTCTCCGACCCCTTCGTTGCGGCCGACGACCCGATCGCCCGGCAGGTGGAACTGGTGGAACTCGACGCCCTGATGGCGCGCTCGGATGTGGTCTCGGTGCATGCGCCCTCGCTGCCCTCGACGCGGCACATGATCGGCGCCCGGCAGCTGAAGCTCATGCAGGATGGCGCCACCTTCATCAACACGGCGCGGGGCGCGCTGGTCGATGAAGCGGCACTGGTGGCCGAGTTGCAGACGGGCCGTATTCATGCCGTGATCGATGTCACCGACCCGGAGATTCCCCCTGCTACCTCGCCGCTCTTCACCCTGCCGAATGTATTCCTCACGCCCCATGTGGCGGGGGCCATCGGTACCGAGCGGGCGCGGCTGGGGCTGATGGTCGTGGAGGAGGTGGAGCGCTTCGTGCGCGGCGAACCCATGCTCTATGAAATCGAACCGGCACTGCTGGAGAGATTGGCGTGATGCTCGACAAGAACCGCGAAGACGAGGCTTGGCACAAGCGACGCCTGCAGTTCCTGACCTGGGATCGTCGCCCCGAGGATATCGAAAGCGCCGAACACCGGGCGCGGCAGGCCGACCTTGCCGCACGGGCCGGTGCGAGCTTTCATCCCACCGCCTATGTCGCCGCCGACGCCGCGATCTTCACGACCCGGCTGGAACTGGGCGAGCAAAGCTGGATCGCCGGACATGCGCTGGTGCGCGGAGAGGCCGTCTTCGGCGCCCATTGCACGGTCAATCCCTACGCCATGATTTCGGGCAACGTCAGTTGCGGGGATGGCGTACGCATTGCCAGCCACGTGTCATTGGTCGGCTTCAACCATGGCTATGACGACCCCGATGTCCCGATCTACAGGCAAAAGCACGAGACGCTGGGCATTACCATCGAGGACGATGTGTGGATCGGCGCCAATGCCGTGGTGGTTGATGGCGTCACGATAGGTCGTGGTGCAGTGATTGCGGCAGGCGCCGTGGTCAGCAAGGACGTGCCGCCCATGGCCATTGTCGGCGGCGTGCCGGCAAGGGTGCTGCGCTATCGCGGGCGGGGACGGCGCGACGAGACAAGGGCGCAATTGCAGGCGCTGGGCGAACGGGCGAGGGGGCAGTTCCAGGATATCCTCAGGCACAACATGGTCGAGGGCGACTATCTCTCGCGCGAGAACCACGGCGCGGCCCGCATGAGCATTCGTCATCTCTGCGACGCCATCGAGATCGCGGCGGGCTTTGGTGAGCTGCCCGAAGGGCTTGATGTCCCGGCGACCACCGCCCGCTTGCAGGCGATCCAGGACCCGGAAACCGGGCTCTTCCCCGATCCCTACCAGAAGCCCAAACCTGGCGTTGCGCTGCGCCGGGACGGGCTGGCGCTCTACAATGTCCTTGCCGTCGGCTATGCGCTCGAAGTGCTGGGCGCCCGCCCACTCCATCCGGTTTCGGCGGTGGAACTGGCCGGGCCGGAGCTCTGCCAATGGCTCGAAAGCCTGACCTGGCGCGAGCGCGCCTGGGGCGCAGGAGCTGATGTCGATACCATCGGCACCGCGCTCTATTTCAATGCCCGCTACTTCTCGAGCGCGACGTCACGCGAAACGCTGTTCGGCTGGCTGGCGCTCAAGCAGGATCGCGCGTCGGGTCTGTGGGGTTCGCCGACCGCGGAGCAGGGCCTGCTGCAACCGGTCAATGGCTTCTATCGGCTGACCCGCGGCACCTATGCCCAATTCGGCATTGCCGTGCCACGGCCCGAGGCGGCCATCGACAGCGTGCTGCTCAATTACCGCAATTATGGTGGCTTCTCCGGACCGACCTACACGGCCTGCAATTTGCTCGATACCATCCACCCGCTGCTGCTGTGCCTCGGCCAGACCGACCATCGTCGCGCCGAGGCCGAAAACATCGCCCGCGCCATCATCGCCCGCGCCGGGGAGCGCTGGGTCGATGGCGAGGGTTTTCCCTTTGCGGACGGGCAGATACCGGGCCTGCAGGGGACCGAGATGTGGCTTTCGGTCGTGCATCTGGCGGCCAAGTTGCTGGGCGATGACAATGCATTCTGCTTCGTGCCCAAAGGCGTGCACCGCACACAAGCAGTGGGACTGGGACTATGACCAAGAAAGCCCTCGTCGTCTGGGGCGGCATGGAATTGCATACGCCCGAGCGCGGCGCGCATGTGGTGCGTAACCTGTTGGAAGAAGAAGGTTTTTCGGTCACCGTGACCCCCGATTACGACGCCCTCGGCGCCGAGGATGTGGGCAGCAACGACCTCGTCGTGCCTGTCATCACCGATGGCACGCTGGCGCCCGAAAAGATGGCCAATCTCATCGCCGCGATCCGCGCCGGCACCGGATTAGCGAGTTATCACATGGGGTTAGCGACGACGTTCCGCGCCAGCGTGCCGTTCCGCTACGCTGCCAGCGTCTACTGGGTGCAGCATCCGGGCAATATCATGACCTATAAGGTGGATATTACCCGGCCCGATCACCCGATCATGGCGGGGATCGGGAGTTTCGAGCATACATCGGAACAATATTATCTCAATTACGACCCTGCAGTCGAAGTTCTCGCGACCACAACCTTTTCGGGGGAACATCATCCCTGGCGCAAGAATGTTGTCATGCCTGTCGTCTTTACGACATATCACGACCAGGGACGGGTGTTCTATTCATCACTCGGGCATACAGCGGACGAGCTGGAGATTCCGCAGGTGCGCACCATCCTGAAGCGTGGACTGCTCTGGGCGGCCCGAAGCTAGCCAGGAGTCGCTTAATGAACGCATCCTGAACGCCTATTGCTGCTGTTGCTGCGCCTGCTGGCGCAGCACCTCGGATTCGGGCAGCGCATTGGCATATCTCAGTTCGCGATTGGCGCGCGCCCAGAAGGCCGGATGCACCCTGTCGAGGAGCTCGGGCGCCGTGGCGGCGAGCCCCAGCCTCTCGCCCAGATCGCCCTGCAGGTAGAGGACGGCGTTCTGCCGATACCAGGCCGGCACCGCCTCATCGGCCCAGATGACCGGCCGCACCACGTCATGGGCGTGATAGCCGTGACCGGCGAAAATGTCTGCCCAATAGCTCTGCCATTGTTCGTTGAGATGCCCGACCCCACCCTGTCCGGGAATGGCGGCGCTGAACAGCACGGCTGGGGCCATGGCCACCAGATCATTCACAAAGCTGGCGGCGCGTTCCGGCGAAAGGTGTTCGGCCACTTCCAGCGACAGCACCAGGTCGACGGCAGGACCCGAAAATCCCTGTTCGAGGTCGCGCGCCGAAAAGACAATGCGGGGATCGTCCAGCATGTCCGGCCTGACCCAGTCGCCCTCCATGCCGAATGCCTCGACGGTGCCGGTCTCCAGCGCCGCGGCGAGGAAAGTGCCGGTTCCGCAACCGATATCGGCCAGGCGGCGACGCGCCAATCCCGTCGGCAGAGCGGCCAGGATGGCGCGGGCCGCATGCAGCGTATGGGCCCGCCGGTCGGCGTAGAAGTCGGAAGGATAGAGGCTGGTGGTCATGTCCGGTCCCGGTCTCGATTGCACGCAATGCTATAGACGATCTCCGGCATTGCCCAGTTTTTGATCACATTTTCGCGCCTGGCCGGGATTGGTGACGGTTCCGTAAGGCATTGTCTGCACGGATGGTCGTCCATTGGGATAATTCCATAGGCGCGTCCTTGCCGGTCATTCAGTTCCTGTTCACGGCACACGAGCCGGCCCACATCGTCCTGGCAGCGACGATCTGCATGATTTCCTCCTATGCCTGCATTGGCCTGCTGCGCCACGCCCGCCGCGCTCATGGCCGCATGCGCTCGGTATGGACGGCGGTGGCTGCGCTGGCCGTTGGCTTCGGCATCTGGGCGACCCATTTCGTGGCGGTGCTGGCCTTCCGCCCCGGCTTTACCCTTGGCTACGATCTCTGGCTGACCGCGCTGTCGCTGTTGATTGCCATCGTGCTGTGCGGCGTCGGCATCGCGCTGGCCATTCGTGCGACCAGCGCCCTGGACCGGTTTCTGGGCGGCGCCGTGGTCGGCGTGGCCATTTCGACCATGCACTATGCCGGCATCGCGGCGCTGGTGATGGGCGGCAGCCTGGGCTGGAACCCGGGTCTGGTCGCCACCTCCATCCTGTCCGGCATGGCTTTTGCGGGCCTCGCCTTCACCATCGGCATGGATGGCAGCACGCGGCGGCTGCTTTCGGCGGCCCTGCTTCTGACGCTGGCCATCTGTGCCATGCATTTCACCGCCATGGCCGCCGCCGACTTTTCGCTGTGTTTCCCGCTCTCGGCCGATGGCGGGCTGGATGGGTTCTGGCTCTCGGTGGCCCTCGCCTTCATTTCGATGCTGCTATTGGCGCTGGCCCTGGGCAGCACGGTGCTCGACGAGGCCGACCGGCGCCGCACCGAACGTGAAAACGAGCGGCAATTGCGGGACGCAGCCCGGATCAGCGAGGTCACCGGCAAGCTCGAACTGGCCATGACCCATATGGCGCAAGGGCTGGGCCTCTACGACGCCGAGGGGCGTCTGCAACTCTACAACCAGCGCTTTCCGTCCCTGCTTGGCATCGACCCGGCGATGAACCTGGCGGGCATCAGCTTTCGCCGCACCTGCCACTTGAGTGTTCTGGGCAGCGAGCATCCGCCGGAAGATCTCGAAGCGCGCATCGATCAGGTGATGGCGAGCCATGCGCCGCTGATCGCAGGGGGCGGCGAGATCGTCCATAGCTTCGCCGAGGACCGGGTCCTGCAGGTCAGCCACAGCCCCATCGGCGACGGCTCCTGGGTGACCACGATCGACGACATCACCGAACGGCATCGCTCGCAGCGCGCCATCGCCCATCTGGCCCGCCACGATGGCCTGACGGGCCTGCCGAACCGGGCGCGCTTCCGGGAATCCTTCGACTGGGCACTGGCCCGGGCCGAGGAGGCGGGGGACAAGATCGCCATCATCGCCATCGACCTCGACCACTTCAAGGAGATCAATGATAGCCACGGCCATGCCGCCGGCGACATGGTGCTCAAGACTCTTTCAGGCTGCTTCAACAGCCTGCTCGGAGAAGGGGAAGTCATTGCCCGGCTGGGGGGCGACGAGTTCGCGGCGATCAAGATCTTCACGACCATGGATGGGCTGCGCGAGTTCCTGCAGCGGCTCGAGGCGGCCCTGACGCAACGCATCGAAACCGAGGCGCTCAAAGTGACGCCCGGCGGCAGCATCGGGGTCGCTGTCTGGCCCGATGATGGACGGGACCTGTCCAAGTTGATGAGCAATGCCGACCTGGCCATGTATCGCGCCAAGATCGAGTTCGACCGCCGCATCTGCTACTATGAACACGACATGGATGAGCAGGCCCGCCAGCGGCGCGACATGGTGCGCGACCTGTGGACGGCGCTGGAGCAGAATGGCTTCTATCTCGCCTATCAGGTGCAGAAGTCGGTCGCGACAGGCGATATCACCGGCTACGAGGTGCTGCTGCGCTGGAACCGTCCGGGCCATGGCGAGGTCCCGCCTTCCGAATTCATTCCTGTGGCCGAGGAATGCGGGGCCATCAACGCCATCGGCATCTGGGTGCTCAAGATGGCGTGTCTCGAAGCCGCATCCTGGCCTGAACCCTACAAGATCGCCGTCAACGTTTCGGGCATCCAGCTCTCCCAGGTGGAACTGGTCGAAACGGTCCGCAACGTGCTGTTCATGTCGGGCCTGGCGCCGGCACGCCTTGAGCTGGAAGTGACCGAAACCTCCATTATCGGCGACAAGCAGCGCGCCCTGCACATCCTGCGCCAGATCAAGGCCATGGGTGTCTCGATCGCCATCGACGATTTCTGCACCGGCTATTCCTCGCTCGACACGCTGCGCAGCTTCCCCTTCGACAAGATCAAGCTCGACCGCTCCTTCATGAGCGAGGTGGAGAGCAATGAGCAATCCAAGGCCATCGTGCGCGCCATCCTGGCGCTGGGACGGAGCCTCTCCGTCCCGGTACTGGCCGAGGGCGTGGAAACGCGTGAGCAACTCGACGTGCTGCGCAAGGAAGGCTGCACCGAGGCGCAAGGCTTTCTGCTCGGTCGTCCTGGTTCCATCGACTGGGCCGACAGGCTCGAGCCGGGGCTCAGGGCCTGAAGCGCCATCGGGCATTTTGATTGACCCCGACGCGGGCCCGGCAGTAGCGTGCCGGCCATGGTTACGATCAAAGAAATTGCTGCGGCAGTCGGGGTATCGAGCGCAACCGTCTCGCGCGTCCTCAATTACGATTCAACGCTCTCGATTTCCAACCGCAAGCGCCAGGCCATCATCGAGACGGCCGAAGCGCTCAATTATGCCACGCCGCGCAACCGCAACCGGGCCAACCAGCAGGGGCTGAACAAGCTGGCGCTGGTGCATTTCCTGGCGCCCGAGCGCGAACTGGTCGATCCCTATTACGTCGCCCTGCGCCTGGGCATCGAGCGCCGCTGCGCTGCCCTCAAGATCGAAACGGTAAAAGTTTACCACACCGACGCCCGCCCCGATGCCAAGCTCCTCCAGGAAGCGTCCGGCACCATCGCTATCGGCCGCCATGACGAGGACGAAACCGAATGGCTGCAGCGCAATTCGCGGCAGATCGTATTTGCCGACCACGTGCCCCATGACGACCAGATCGACTCGGTTTCCGCCGACCTGCGCGCCGCCATGGAAAAGCTGCTGGCGGCGCTGGCCCAGCGCGGCTATCGGCGCATTGCCTATATCGGCTGGGGCGACCGGCGCGCCCAGGCCTTCGTGCAGTGGATGACCGCGGCGGGCTGGTTTGACGACCGCCTGTTCCGCAGCGGCGACAATACCGAAGAGGGCGGCTACCGCCTGACCCGGGACATCCTCGCCGAACGGCGGCCGCTCGACGCCATCGTCACCTTCAACGATTCCATGGCCATCGGTACCTATCGCGCCCTGCACGAGGCGGGCCTGTCCATCCCCGGCGATATCGGGGTGGCCAGCTTCAACGACATCTCGGTTGCCCAGTTCCTCAACCCGCCTTTGACCACCGTGCACCTGCCGGCCGAGGAGATCGGCGAGGCGGCGGTGGAACTGCTGCTCGAGCGGGTTGGCGGGCGTGAACTGGCCAAGCAGATCAGCCTGGCATCGCGCATTGTCTGGCGGGCGAGTACCCGCGCTTTGACGGGCGAAAGCGCGCAGTAAATTTTCCGAGGTAAAAATTTACTGAAATTCTTGCCTCGGTCCAAAAGTCATATTAGTCTTGCCTTCAGGGTGATGAGGAAACACCCAATTGGGAGGATTATCAATGACCAGCTTTTCCACGAGCCTGAAGCGCTCGCTCGCCATCGCTTTGGCCGGGATTTCCATGTTCAGCGTGACGGCCGCGTCCGCCGCTGAGATCACCGTCTGGTGCTGGGACCCGAACTTCAATGGCGCCACCATGAAGCTCGCCGCCGAGCGTTATGCCGCCGAGCATCCCGACGTGACCGTCAATATCGTCGACTTCGCCAAGGCCGACCTCGAGACCAAGCTGCAGGCGCAGCTCGCCTCGGGCACCACGGACGGCCTGCCCGACATCGTGCTGATCGAGGACTACGGTGCCCAGAAATACCTGCAGTCCTTCCCCGGCGCCTTCGAGCCGCTGAGCGACAAGATCGATCTCTCGGGCTTTGCGCCCTACAAGGTCGAGCTCGCCTCGCTCAATGGCATGGGCTATTCGCTGCCCTTCGATTCCGGCGTCACCGGCTTCTTCTACCGCTCCGACATTCTCGAAGAGGCTGGCTACAGCGCCGCTGACCTCGAAGGCATCACCTGGAACCGCCTGATCGAGATCGGCAAGGACATCAAGGACAAGACCGGGCAGATCCTGTTCCCGATCGACCCCAATGATGCCGGCATCTTCCGCATCATGATGCAGTCCGCCGGCTCCTGGTATTTCAATGCCGATGGCAGCGTGAACATCGCCAATAACGATGTGTTCAAGGCATCGCTCAAGACCTATCAGGACCTGGTCGCCTCGGGCATCACCAAGCCCGTCGCCGGCTGGACCGAATATACCGGCTCGTTCACCTCGGGCGACACCCTGGGCACCGTGACCGGCGTGTGGATGGTGGGGACCATCAAGGCCAATGCCGATCAGTCCGGCCAGTGGGGCATTGCCCCGATCCCGGCGCTCGATGGCGTCGAAGGTGCAACCAATGCCTCCAACCTGGGCGGTTCGAGCTGGTATGTGCTCTCCTCGGCTCCCGAGAAGGACACGGCCGTCGACTTCCTGTCCTCCGTCTGGGGCCAGGACACCGAGTTCTACCAGCAAATCCTGGTCAACCAGGGCGCCCTTGGCTCGCTGCTTGCCGCCCGTGAAGGCGAGGCCTATTCGGCCAGCGACGACTTCTTCGGCGGCGCTCCGGTCTGGCAGAACTTCTCCGACTGGCTCGGTCAGATCCCGGCGGTCAACTACGGCATCTTCACCAACGAGGCCGACGCGGCCGTCGTGGCGCAGATCCCGGCCCTGACCAGCGGTGGCAATGTCGACGAGATCGCCGCGGCCATCGAGGCCCAGGTGAGCCAGCAGATCCAGTAAGATCGCAACACCGGGGGCGGTTCGCCGCCTCCGGCCTCCCCGAGGCCCCCGCGTACCACGCGGGGGTCATCGGTGATTTTTGGCTCCGGCAATGGGGGTTGGCGTGGCGCAATCCGGTCTGGCACGCACTGAACAATGGAATGGCTGGCTCTTTGTCATGCCGGCGCTGGTCCTGCTCGGCGTCTTCATGATCTATCCCATCCTGTGGTCGCTCTGGATGAGCTTCCAGGTTGGGCGCGGCATGAATTTCAGCTTTGGCGGCTTCGCCAATATCCTGCGCCTGACCCAGGATCCGGTCTTCATCCGGGCGCTGACCAATACGCTGACCTTCCTGGCCATCCAGGTGCCGATCATGCTGATCCTGGCCCTGCTGTTCGCCAATGCGCTCAATGACAGCAATCTCTGGGGTCGTTCCTGGTTCCGCACCGCCATCTTCCTGCCCTGCGTCACCTCGCTGGTGGCCTATTCGGTGGTCTTCAAGTCCATGTTTGCCCAGGACGGCATCATGAACCAGATGCTCATGGCCATCCATGTGATCCAGGACCCCATCCCGTGGCTGGCCGATCCCTTCTGGGCCAAGGTGGTGATCATCAGCGCCATCACCTGGCGCTGGACCGGCTACAACATGATCTTTTACCTCGCCGCCATGCAGAATATCGACCGCTCGATCTACGAAGCGGCACGGATCGACGGCGTCCCGGCATGGGCCCGCTTCTGGCACATCACCGTGCCCATGCTGAAGCCGGTGATCCTGTTCACCACCGTCATCTCCACCATCGGCACCCTGCAGCTGTTCGACGAGCCGAACCTGATCACCAATGGCGGCGCGCCCTCGGATTCGACGCTGACGCTGTCGCTCTACATCTACAATCTGAGCTTCAAGTTCATGCCCAGCTTCGGCTATGCCTCGACGGTTTCCTACGTCATCGTCGTGCTCGTGGGTATCCTCACCTTCATCCAGTTCCTGGCCGCAAGGGATCGCCGCGCATGAGCAATCCTCTCGCCCTGATCGGCCGCGCGGCCACCTATCTGCTGCTGCTCTTGGCCGCCTTCATCTCGGTCTTCCCCTTCTTCTGGATGGCGGTCGGTGCCACCAATACCTCCGCCGACGTGATCAAGGGTAAGGCCACGCCCGGCGGCGCCCTCTGGAGCAATATCGTCACCTTTTTCACCTCGGTGGACATGCCGAGGATCCTGTTCAACTCGTTCTTCATCGCCGGGGTCGGCACGGCGCTGACGCTGCTGGTCTCCTCGCTGGCCGGCTATGGCTTCGAGATGTTCCGCTCCCGCTTCCGCGAGCGCATCTTCGGCGGCCTGCTGTTGATGCTCTCCATCCCCTTCGCCGCACTCATGGTGCCGCTGTTCATCATGATGGCGAACCTCAAGATCATTAACACCTACCAGGCGATCATCCTGCCCACGGTGGCCTCGATCTTCATCGTCTTCTATTTCCGCCAGGCCACCAAGGCCTTCCCGCACGAGCTGCGCGACGCCGCGCGCATCGACGGGCTCAAGGAATGGCAGATTTTCCTGTTCGTCTACATGCCGGTGATGCGCTCGACCTATGCGGCGGCCACCATCATCGTGTTCATGGCCAACTGGAACAATTATCTCTGGCCGCTGATCGTGCTGCAGACCAATGAGATGAAGACCCTGACCCTGGTGGTCGCCGGGCTCACCTCTGCCTATACCCCCGATTTCGGCGTGGTCATGGTCGGCGCGATCTTCGCCACCCTGCCCACCCTCGTCATCTTCTTCCTGCTCCAGCGCCGCTTCGTCGAAGGCATGCTGGGCGCCGTCAAATAGAGACTTCCATGCGTCCCCTGATCGATTTCAATTCTTCCTGGCTGTTCGAGGGCAAGGACAGCGTCCGCCTGCCGCACAATGCGGTGGAGCTGCCCTTCTCCTATTTTGACGAGAAGGTGTATCAGCGCGTCTTCACCTATGAGAAACGCTTTGCCGCCGAACCGGCGTGGCAGGGGAAAGAGGTTGCCGTCGTCTTCGATGGCGCCATGGCCAATGCCAAGGTCAGCCTCAACGGCCAGGAAATCGCGGCGCACAAGGACGGCTACACGCCCTTCGAGGCGCGGCTGACCGGCAAGCTCAAGGACGGCGAGAATGTGCTGACCGTCACCATCGACGGCAGCGAAAACCCCGAGATTCCGCCCTTTGGCGGGCAGATCGACTATCTCACCTATGCCGGCATCTATCGCGAAGCCTGGCTCCGGGTGACGGCGCCGATCTTTGTCGGCAATGCCAAGGTGGAGACGCCCGATGCGCTGGCCGAAAAGAAATCGGTACGGGTCCGCATCGAATTGAGCAATCCGCAGGACCTGCCGCTCTCGGGCAGGCTGATCGCGACGCTGCTTGATGCGGATGGCAAGGCGATCGCCTCGACCGATGCGGCGATCAATGGCGCCAGCGTCGAGATCGGCTTCGATGGCCTTGCCGGTATCAGCCTCTGGGACATCGACAATCCCGCGCTCTATACGCTCGCGGTCACCATCGACACGACCCATGGGCAGGACGAGGCAAAATTCCGTTTCGGCTTCCGCACCGCCGAATTCACCACCGAAGGGTTCAAGCTCAACGGCAAGGCGCTGAAGCTCCGGGGCCTAAACCGGCACCAGTCCTTCCCCTATATCGGCTATGCGCTGGGCAAGTCGGCGCAGGAGCGCGACGCGGAAATATTGAAGCGCGAACTCAAGCTCAACATGGTGCGCACCTCGCACTATCCGCAGAGCCATTATTTCCTCGACCGCTGCGACGAGCTGGGACTGCTGGTCTTCGAGGAAATCCCCGGCTGGCAGCATATCGGCGGCGAAAGCTGGAAGGACGAGAGCGTCGAGAACGTCCGGCGCATGATCACCCGCGACTGGAACCACCCCTCCATCGTCATCTGGGGCGTGCGCATCAACGAAAGTCAGGACGACCACGACTTCTACCTGCGCACCAACAGGCTGGCGCATGAGCTGGACTCGACCCGCTCGACCGGTGGCGTGCGCTACATCACCGAGAGCGAATTG
It contains:
- a CDS encoding DUF2264 domain-containing protein, which codes for MTYNPAAANPLFGNPLKTRTDVERGLRDLFDPLLPYFSEGGARVRLDGAGAHFDRAAADLEGFARPLWGLTPLAAGGGDFAHWELYRQGLANGTDPDHPEYWGQVNSTDQRMVELAAIGFTMRMLPHLVWEPLPQKAKDNLAAYLKHARQFDYADNNWKFFRILVDLGLEECGVEFDRSLTEKYLEELDGFYLGEGWYRDGNVRRIDHYIPFAMHFYGLIYARLARGDDKRVAAYKERAKLFAQDIQHWFDEDGGTLVFGRSLTYRFACGGFWGALAFADLEALPWGKIKGHFMRHLRWWADKPIAHGNGVLSIGYGYPNLFMSESYNSAGSPYWALKAFLPLALPADHPFWMAEEEAAEFDAEPVSMKHPGMVAFHTKGNVVALSSGQQNWQMRHGTEKYAKFVYSSRYGFSVEADERAYHQGAFDGALALSDDGRHYRVRETNEEAQIAGTALHAVWKPWSDVTVETWLLPANPWHIRVHRINTPRALHGTEGGFAIERADLNADTYIDERGRAVARSKTDLSAILDLGGQREGRAHRALPNTNLIASKTIVPQLRGDIPAGTTVLVTAAMALPADAGADAALANPPEAPDIAALESLFAREGIDVSAILVPERF
- a CDS encoding hydroxyacid dehydrogenase; translation: MMRPRLSFAFDPHKTRHVFDDEALQRLGAVCEVVSAEPLTSFSTPEARAVLSQTEVLVTGWGCPMLSPDVLRAAPNLKLIAHAAGTVKFTVDYSAYATGIRVTHAAEANAVPVAEFTLAAILFANKRMFELRDLYRADPTRRSSHELMDMPIGNFRRTVGLVGASRIGRKVAAMLAGFDLDVLLSDPFVAADDPIARQVELVELDALMARSDVVSVHAPSLPSTRHMIGARQLKLMQDGATFINTARGALVDEAALVAELQTGRIHAVIDVTDPEIPPATSPLFTLPNVFLTPHVAGAIGTERARLGLMVVEEVERFVRGEPMLYEIEPALLERLA
- a CDS encoding acyltransferase, which codes for MLDKNREDEAWHKRRLQFLTWDRRPEDIESAEHRARQADLAARAGASFHPTAYVAADAAIFTTRLELGEQSWIAGHALVRGEAVFGAHCTVNPYAMISGNVSCGDGVRIASHVSLVGFNHGYDDPDVPIYRQKHETLGITIEDDVWIGANAVVVDGVTIGRGAVIAAGAVVSKDVPPMAIVGGVPARVLRYRGRGRRDETRAQLQALGERARGQFQDILRHNMVEGDYLSRENHGAARMSIRHLCDAIEIAAGFGELPEGLDVPATTARLQAIQDPETGLFPDPYQKPKPGVALRRDGLALYNVLAVGYALEVLGARPLHPVSAVELAGPELCQWLESLTWRERAWGAGADVDTIGTALYFNARYFSSATSRETLFGWLALKQDRASGLWGSPTAEQGLLQPVNGFYRLTRGTYAQFGIAVPRPEAAIDSVLLNYRNYGGFSGPTYTACNLLDTIHPLLLCLGQTDHRRAEAENIARAIIARAGERWVDGEGFPFADGQIPGLQGTEMWLSVVHLAAKLLGDDNAFCFVPKGVHRTQAVGLGL
- a CDS encoding ThuA domain-containing protein is translated as MTKKALVVWGGMELHTPERGAHVVRNLLEEEGFSVTVTPDYDALGAEDVGSNDLVVPVITDGTLAPEKMANLIAAIRAGTGLASYHMGLATTFRASVPFRYAASVYWVQHPGNIMTYKVDITRPDHPIMAGIGSFEHTSEQYYLNYDPAVEVLATTTFSGEHHPWRKNVVMPVVFTTYHDQGRVFYSSLGHTADELEIPQVRTILKRGLLWAARS
- a CDS encoding class I SAM-dependent methyltransferase; translated protein: MTTSLYPSDFYADRRAHTLHAARAILAALPTGLARRRLADIGCGTGTFLAAALETGTVEAFGMEGDWVRPDMLDDPRIVFSARDLEQGFSGPAVDLVLSLEVAEHLSPERAASFVNDLVAMAPAVLFSAAIPGQGGVGHLNEQWQSYWADIFAGHGYHAHDVVRPVIWADEAVPAWYRQNAVLYLQGDLGERLGLAATAPELLDRVHPAFWARANRELRYANALPESEVLRQQAQQQQQ